One region of Vitis vinifera cultivar Pinot Noir 40024 chromosome 1, ASM3070453v1 genomic DNA includes:
- the LOC100259859 gene encoding BTB/POZ domain-containing protein At3g19850: MPELCDLQIHVNAQQTFFVNEKIISKYSGRLKKVIKQEKRRTQIKNSGIDIDDFPGGADGFELVSRFCYNHGKITVTVSNVSLLHCCAVFLGMTEKVSPCNLLQQTETFLEGMFYWSWNDILVSLKSCESFFSYADSSGLLEKLIGALLAKFAQNSDIILIAPSSSSSSSPETTSGFQFSSSTKNTPQSIRRRSSSKAWWFDDLSILPPKIIEKVIKSLGAYSTENNSLVLTKFLLHYLQKTAVHRKGSLNSRSEYGSLADTVAYGVILLGKTAFSWRGLFWILRVVSGLGLSRDCRIGLERLIGGMLDQATLDDLLVCGHDGGVYDVNLVLRLIRVFVSDDGVSAQKMKKVGRLIDKYLGEVSPDQNLKISKFLGVAESLPDSARDCFDGVYRAIDIYLQSHPTLSFEERSRLCRCLNYEKLTLEACKDLAKSPRIPPKIAVQALASQSQQCTIPTTQEFVYESPIKSHAQMVLYNSFDAESVSEENEDMRLNLQRMQWRVVELERACRKMKGEMSRMARNKIATSPGNNRALPRLC; this comes from the exons ATGCCAGAGCTCTGTGATCTGCAAATCCATGTGAATGCCCAACAAACATTCTTTGTGAATGAG AAGATTATATCAAAGTATTCAGGGAGGTTGAAGAAGGTCATCAagcaagaaaagagaagaaCCCAGATCAAGAATTCGGGCATCGATATCGATGACTTTCCAGGTGGAGCAGATGGGTTTGAGCTGGTCTCAAGATTCTGCTACAACCATGGCAAGATAACTGTAACCGTGTCAAATGTGTCTCTCCTCCATTGCTGTGCAGTCTTTCTTGGAATGACTGAGAAGGTTTCACCTTGCAATCTCTTGCAACAGACAGAGACCTTTCTTGAAGGAATGTTTTACTGGTCATGGAATGATATACTGGTTTCTCTCAAGAGCTGTGAATCATTCTTCTCATATGCAGACTCATCAGGCCTTTTGGAAAAGCTCATAGGTGCACTTCTGGCAAAGTTTGCGCAGAATTCAGACATAATCCTCATTgctccatcttcttcttcttcatcttctcctGAGACTACATCAGGGTTTCAGTTCTCTTCCTCGACGAAGAACACTCCTCAATCCATCAGGCGCCGTTCATCTAGCAAGGCATGGTGGTTTGATGATTTGAGCATTTTACCTCCAAAGATTATAGAGAAGGTCATCAAAAGCTTAGGGGCTTATAGCACTGAAAACAACAGCTTAGTCCTCACGAAATTCCTCCTCCATTACCTTCAGAAAACTGCTGTCCATAGAAAAGGTTCATTGAATTCAAGGTCTGAGTACGGTAGCCTTGCAGACACAGTTGCATATGGGGTGATTTTATTGGGGAAGACAGCATTTTCTTGGAGGGGTCTGTTCTGGATATTGAGGGTTGTTTCCGGATTGGGTCTGAGCAGAGACTGTAGAATTGGGCTGGAGAGATTGATTGGGGGGATGCTTGATCAAGCAACGTTGGATGATTTGTTGGTGTGCGGGCATGATGGGGGTGTTTATGATGTGAATCTGGTGTTGAGATTGATTAGAGTTTTTGTTAGTGATGATGGTGTGTCCGCACAGAAGATGAAGAAAGTTGGAAGATTGATTGATAAGTACTTGGGAGAGGTGTCTCCTGATCAGAATCTGAAGATCTCAAAGTTTCTCGGGGTTGCAGAAAGCTTACCAGATTCTGCAAGAGATTGTTTTGATGGAGTCTACAGAGCTATTGACATCTATCTTCAG TCTCATCCTACTCTTTCATTTGAGGAGCGATCAAGGTTATGCAGATGCCTAAACTATGAGAAGCTAACCCTGGAAGCCTGCAAAGACCTCGCGAAGAGCCCGAGAATTCCTCCAAAGATTGCAGTTCAAGCACTTGCCTCTCAGTCTCAGCAATGCACCATACCAACAACACAAGAATTTGTATATGAGAGTCCCATCAAGAGCCACGCCCAAATGGTCTTGTACAACAGCTTTGATGCAGAAAGCGTCTCCGAAGAGAATGAAGACATGAGGTTGAACCTGCAAAGAATGCAATGGAGGGTGGTAGAGTTAGAGAGAGCCTGCAGGAAGATGAAGGGTGAGATGTCAAGAATGGCAAGAAACAAGATTGCTACTTCACCTGGTAACAATAGAGCATTGCCTAGACTATGTTGA